Proteins encoded in a region of the Halioglobus maricola genome:
- a CDS encoding substrate-binding periplasmic protein — protein MIRTLSALLLACLFGSSVAVAQQPLKLMANTSPPYADEKLPQRGLAIELVEHAFAGTGVETSVTIESWSRALEGARLGVYNGLATAWYSDERAQDLVFSEPYLSSKLIVLKRHGDPRNYTRLEQLAGKRLGIRTDYAYPVDLAAIPGLQLVEENHLIQNLLNLINGEVDFVIGDLRTVNHQLHEYLASSRHKVKVANISLPSVARHVAVSRSYAGHEKVIANFNASLQRARKDGSHQAIVDRWDQRYTAK, from the coding sequence ATGATTCGCACTCTTTCTGCACTGCTCCTGGCCTGCCTGTTTGGCAGCAGCGTGGCTGTTGCCCAGCAACCGTTGAAATTGATGGCGAATACCTCGCCTCCTTACGCGGATGAAAAACTGCCTCAGCGCGGCCTCGCGATTGAGCTGGTCGAGCACGCTTTTGCCGGGACCGGGGTCGAAACCAGTGTGACTATCGAGAGCTGGTCGCGCGCGCTGGAAGGGGCACGGCTTGGAGTCTATAACGGGCTGGCTACGGCCTGGTATTCGGATGAGCGAGCCCAAGACCTGGTGTTTAGTGAACCGTATCTCAGCAGCAAACTCATCGTTCTGAAGCGGCACGGCGACCCCAGGAACTACACTCGCCTGGAACAGCTGGCGGGGAAGCGTTTGGGTATCCGTACTGACTACGCCTATCCAGTCGATCTGGCGGCCATTCCCGGCTTACAGCTTGTGGAAGAGAATCACCTGATCCAGAACCTGTTAAACCTGATCAACGGTGAGGTCGATTTCGTCATTGGCGACCTGCGCACCGTAAACCATCAGCTGCACGAATACCTTGCCAGCAGTCGCCACAAGGTGAAAGTCGCCAATATTTCACTGCCATCGGTTGCCCGCCATGTCGCGGTCAGCCGCAGCTATGCCGGTCACGAAAAAGTTATCGCCAACTTCAATGCCTCGCTGCAGCGGGCCAGGAAAGACGGCAGTCATCAGGCCATTGTCGATCGCTGGGACCAGCGCTACACGGCCAAGTAA
- a CDS encoding spinster family MFS transporter has protein sequence MAVTPQTPGEDYPYAKPAYRTYVLMVLTLVYSFNFIDRQLISILQESIKADLQLSDTQLGLLTGFAFALFYVSAGVPIARWADRGNRRNIIALAVGTWSFMTAISGACMNYTQLLMARIGVGVGEAGGSPPAHSMISDIFPPEKRATAMSTYSLGINIGIMFGFFLGGILNEVLGWRWAFVLVGAPGVLLAIWIRTTVAEPLRGWSEQAVVDKSHASLGSVVSRIWEQRALRQLFIASALNSLVGYGMVNWTAPFFIRSHDMGTAELGIWLAIGAGVFGGLGTFLAGYIADRAGKNDRRWYMWVPTITVLLMAPLTAFVLTTESKTAALLVNFLPSIFSTCYIGPALALTHGMVEPRMRATASALYFLVINIIGLGMGPTLIGALSDYLAPELGAESLRTAMLYVVPATCVWASIHFFLGSTHLRDK, from the coding sequence ATGGCTGTCACTCCACAGACTCCAGGTGAAGACTACCCTTACGCGAAACCCGCCTACCGCACCTATGTTCTGATGGTGCTGACGCTGGTCTACTCCTTTAACTTTATTGATCGTCAACTTATCTCCATTCTGCAGGAGTCGATCAAGGCAGACCTGCAACTGTCTGATACCCAGTTGGGCCTGCTAACCGGCTTCGCGTTCGCACTGTTCTACGTGTCTGCTGGCGTACCCATCGCGCGCTGGGCCGATCGCGGCAACCGCCGCAACATCATCGCCCTCGCGGTGGGCACCTGGAGCTTTATGACCGCCATCAGTGGCGCGTGCATGAACTACACCCAGTTGCTGATGGCCCGAATCGGGGTCGGCGTCGGTGAGGCTGGCGGCAGCCCCCCCGCGCACTCCATGATTTCGGACATTTTTCCTCCGGAAAAACGAGCCACAGCGATGTCCACCTATAGTCTGGGGATCAACATCGGCATTATGTTCGGTTTCTTCCTCGGCGGAATTCTCAATGAAGTGCTGGGCTGGCGCTGGGCCTTCGTGCTGGTAGGCGCCCCGGGCGTATTACTGGCGATATGGATTCGCACTACGGTGGCTGAGCCCCTTCGCGGCTGGTCGGAACAGGCTGTCGTTGACAAGAGCCACGCATCCCTGGGTTCGGTTGTCAGCCGAATCTGGGAGCAGCGAGCTCTGCGGCAACTGTTCATTGCCTCTGCGCTCAATTCTCTAGTGGGCTATGGCATGGTCAACTGGACCGCACCGTTCTTCATTCGCAGCCATGACATGGGAACCGCAGAACTGGGTATCTGGCTGGCAATTGGTGCCGGTGTGTTTGGCGGCCTGGGCACGTTTCTGGCGGGCTATATTGCAGATCGGGCCGGCAAAAATGACCGCCGTTGGTACATGTGGGTACCCACTATTACCGTGCTCCTGATGGCGCCCCTGACCGCATTCGTCCTGACAACTGAGAGCAAGACTGCAGCGTTGCTCGTAAACTTCCTGCCAAGCATTTTCAGCACCTGCTATATCGGCCCCGCCCTGGCGTTAACCCACGGCATGGTCGAGCCGCGTATGCGTGCCACCGCATCCGCCCTCTACTTCCTCGTGATCAATATCATTGGCCTTGGCATGGGCCCTACCCTGATCGGGGCACTGAGTGACTATCTCGCTCCCGAACTCGGTGCAGAATCCCTGCGCACTGCTATGCTCTATGTCGTTCCCGCGACCTGCGTGTGGGCATCGATTCACTTCTTCCTTGGATCCACTCACTTGAGAGACAAATAA
- a CDS encoding efflux RND transporter periplasmic adaptor subunit, whose amino-acid sequence MSNPFYRRWMVPALFFFSPMTLAQTPAAPVVVAAAQQAEVVQVVQLTGTVTAQRDARLSVAVAGLVESLAVDAGDHVETGEAILQLDAELAEQQYRAAEAAHARARHAMEDAQRRLAEARRLAPQQSIAETAVRDLESEVAEDEAELSRLRAELAYRKGVLDRHTVRAPFSGVIGARSVELGEWVAPGAAVMSLVSTEDLRLDFQVPEDYLGRVAKGNKVQFNLGADKENAYPGTVIAAVPVTDPTARTFLVRVVPTGEISGLLPGMSANVTLRLGDGQKGTAVPRDAILRYPDGRVIVWEAVSENGALVARERLVQPGFDFDGLIEIRSGLDENARVVVEGNETLRNGQALDARASGAR is encoded by the coding sequence ATGTCGAACCCCTTTTATCGCCGGTGGATGGTCCCCGCGCTGTTCTTTTTTTCGCCAATGACGCTGGCTCAGACGCCGGCGGCTCCCGTCGTAGTGGCCGCTGCACAGCAGGCCGAGGTCGTTCAGGTGGTACAGCTGACGGGCACCGTGACGGCCCAGCGTGACGCTCGATTGTCGGTGGCAGTGGCTGGGTTGGTAGAAAGCCTTGCCGTAGATGCGGGTGACCATGTCGAAACCGGAGAGGCCATACTGCAGCTGGATGCGGAATTGGCAGAACAACAATATCGGGCAGCAGAAGCCGCCCATGCCAGGGCCAGGCACGCGATGGAAGATGCGCAACGACGTTTGGCCGAAGCGCGTCGCCTTGCACCACAACAGAGTATCGCTGAAACCGCCGTCCGGGATCTCGAGTCTGAGGTGGCTGAGGACGAGGCAGAGCTCAGCCGACTGAGGGCAGAACTCGCCTACCGCAAAGGCGTGCTCGACCGGCACACAGTCAGAGCACCTTTCAGCGGTGTGATCGGTGCGCGGTCGGTGGAACTGGGAGAGTGGGTCGCGCCCGGAGCGGCGGTAATGTCTCTGGTTTCTACCGAGGATCTACGCCTGGACTTTCAGGTGCCGGAGGATTATCTGGGGCGGGTTGCGAAGGGCAATAAGGTCCAGTTTAATCTCGGGGCAGACAAAGAGAACGCCTATCCTGGGACAGTGATAGCTGCCGTTCCAGTGACCGACCCCACGGCGCGCACGTTTCTTGTCCGGGTGGTGCCCACCGGAGAAATCAGTGGCTTGTTGCCCGGAATGTCAGCAAACGTGACGCTTCGCCTTGGAGACGGACAGAAAGGGACGGCAGTACCTCGCGACGCAATTCTTCGCTATCCCGACGGGCGCGTTATCGTGTGGGAGGCCGTTAGTGAAAATGGGGCGCTTGTGGCCAGAGAACGCCTCGTACAGCCGGGCTTTGATTTCGATGGCCTCATTGAAATTCGCAGTGGGCTGGATGAAAACGCCCGGGTGGTCGTCGAGGGTAATGAGACCCTGCGGAACGGCCAGGCACTCGATGCCCGTGCCTCGGGGGCGCGCTGA
- a CDS encoding acyl-CoA dehydrogenase family protein encodes MLLTEEHEAIRNTIAQFIDKEINPYCDQWEEDGIFPAHELFKKMGDLGLLGIAKPTEYGGMGLDYSYQIVFSEELGRIASGGVSMAIGVQTDMATPAMAKFGSDYIKQEFLSKAVAGDAVCSIAVSEPHAGSDVAAIKTNAVKDGDDYVINGTKMWITNATQADYLCLLANTGGDHKHLNKSLIVVPTNTPGISFSEKLNKLGMRSSDTAQIFFDDVRVPQANRIGDEGMGFAYQMMQFQEERLFAAAGGIKGMEACIEATIEYTRERIAFGKPLLDQQVIHYRMAELQSEVEALRALTYAAVEGYIAGEDVTLKASMAKLKAGRLGREVTDACLQYWGGQGFMWDNPISRAYRDTRLTSIGGGADEVMLGIICKKMGILPRG; translated from the coding sequence ATGCTTTTGACTGAAGAACACGAAGCCATCCGCAATACTATCGCCCAGTTCATTGACAAGGAGATCAATCCTTACTGCGACCAGTGGGAGGAAGATGGCATCTTCCCCGCCCATGAGCTGTTTAAAAAGATGGGTGACCTCGGCTTACTTGGCATCGCGAAGCCAACCGAGTACGGCGGCATGGGACTAGACTACAGCTACCAGATCGTCTTCTCGGAAGAGCTCGGCCGCATCGCCAGTGGCGGTGTATCCATGGCTATCGGGGTACAGACGGATATGGCAACGCCTGCCATGGCAAAATTCGGCAGCGACTACATCAAGCAGGAATTTCTAAGTAAGGCAGTAGCCGGTGATGCGGTTTGCTCGATTGCCGTGAGCGAGCCTCACGCTGGATCAGACGTTGCCGCGATCAAAACCAATGCCGTGAAAGACGGCGACGACTATGTCATCAACGGCACCAAGATGTGGATCACCAATGCCACCCAGGCGGACTACCTCTGCTTGCTTGCCAACACCGGCGGCGACCACAAGCACCTGAACAAATCCCTGATCGTAGTACCCACCAACACGCCCGGCATTTCCTTTTCAGAGAAGCTGAACAAACTCGGCATGCGCTCCTCCGATACCGCACAGATCTTCTTCGACGACGTGCGCGTGCCGCAAGCAAATCGCATTGGTGACGAGGGCATGGGCTTTGCGTACCAGATGATGCAATTTCAGGAGGAACGGCTGTTTGCTGCGGCCGGCGGCATCAAGGGCATGGAGGCCTGTATCGAGGCCACTATTGAATACACGCGCGAGCGCATTGCCTTTGGCAAGCCGCTACTGGACCAGCAGGTAATCCACTACCGCATGGCCGAGTTGCAATCTGAAGTAGAGGCGCTGCGCGCGCTTACCTACGCTGCAGTTGAAGGCTACATAGCGGGAGAGGACGTGACGCTCAAGGCATCCATGGCCAAGCTCAAAGCCGGCCGCCTGGGCCGCGAGGTAACCGACGCTTGCCTGCAGTACTGGGGTGGTCAGGGCTTTATGTGGGACAACCCGATTTCCAGGGCCTATCGAGACACCCGTCTGACATCTATCGGCGGCGGTGCCGACGAGGTCATGCTGGGAATTATCTGCAAGAAGATGGGCATCTTGCCACGGGGATAA
- a CDS encoding acyl-CoA dehydrogenase family protein, whose product MALDFDSARLVNPHLTSEHEEWRAQLRRFIDREIMPYAADWDEAGALPDDLWPKAADVGMLGLGYPEEYGGISEGIDLWHVNILNEELSRVGVGGIFPSLLVHGIGLPPVVNFASEAVKQQVVPAVLNGSKKISLGITEPSGGSDVANIQTTARREGDHYIVNGSKTFISGGMRADWTTTAVRTGDEGPAGVSMLLIPMDLEGVSRTQLDRKQGWWCSDTATIYFDNVKVPAANLVGEEGHGFLVILNNFNSERMAMSVQMEAYARVCLEEAVNWAQERKTFGKRLADHQVIRHKIAEMKQQINACQAMINHCSREIIEGNANFGDIALLKVQCSQTMEFCAREASQILGGASYLRDNRVERIYREVRVQAIGGGSEEIMRDLASRQYGV is encoded by the coding sequence ATGGCCCTGGACTTCGACAGCGCCCGCCTGGTCAACCCCCACCTGACGTCAGAGCACGAGGAATGGCGCGCCCAACTGCGCCGCTTTATCGATCGCGAAATCATGCCCTATGCGGCCGACTGGGATGAAGCGGGCGCACTCCCCGACGATCTTTGGCCCAAGGCCGCAGATGTGGGCATGCTGGGCCTGGGCTACCCCGAGGAGTACGGCGGCATTTCAGAGGGAATCGACCTCTGGCACGTCAACATCTTGAACGAAGAGCTTTCCCGCGTCGGTGTTGGAGGCATCTTCCCCTCGTTGCTGGTGCACGGTATCGGTCTGCCGCCTGTCGTTAACTTCGCCAGTGAAGCGGTAAAACAGCAAGTCGTACCGGCTGTATTGAACGGGAGCAAGAAAATATCCCTGGGTATCACCGAACCCAGCGGCGGCTCGGACGTCGCCAACATCCAGACCACCGCCCGCCGCGAGGGTGACCACTACATCGTCAATGGGTCCAAGACCTTTATCTCGGGTGGCATGAGGGCCGACTGGACCACCACCGCCGTGCGCACTGGCGACGAAGGCCCGGCTGGCGTCTCCATGCTGCTGATCCCGATGGACCTCGAGGGCGTGTCTCGCACCCAGCTGGACCGCAAGCAGGGCTGGTGGTGCTCCGACACAGCCACCATCTACTTCGACAATGTTAAGGTGCCAGCAGCAAATCTTGTGGGAGAGGAAGGCCACGGTTTTCTCGTGATTCTGAACAATTTCAACAGCGAGCGCATGGCCATGTCAGTGCAGATGGAGGCCTATGCACGAGTCTGCCTCGAGGAAGCCGTGAATTGGGCTCAAGAGCGCAAAACCTTCGGCAAGCGTCTGGCCGACCACCAGGTCATTCGCCACAAGATTGCGGAGATGAAACAACAGATCAACGCCTGCCAGGCCATGATCAACCATTGCTCTCGCGAAATCATCGAGGGGAATGCCAACTTTGGCGATATCGCCTTACTCAAAGTACAGTGCAGCCAGACCATGGAATTCTGTGCCAGGGAAGCCAGCCAGATACTCGGCGGCGCAAGCTACCTGCGCGATAACCGGGTAGAGCGTATTTACCGCGAAGTCCGCGTCCAGGCCATCGGCGGTGGATCAGAAGAAATCATGCGCGACCTGGCCTCTCGTCAATACGGAGTCTGA
- a CDS encoding dihydrofolate reductase, with translation MSLALIYARSQNYCIGNNGLLPWRLPAEFAFFKRTTMDAAIIMGRKSYEDHNCELPGRLNIVITRQGDYPLASGVLRADSLAQARTLANEHRVRPFVIGGVGLFREALPIADTVFETIVDAHVDGDTFVDAFDFSRWDTDELLHHPADEEHAFSFTAYSRTRPT, from the coding sequence ATGTCTCTCGCCTTGATCTACGCTCGCTCGCAAAACTACTGTATCGGCAATAACGGCCTTTTGCCCTGGCGGTTGCCCGCCGAATTCGCCTTTTTTAAACGGACCACGATGGACGCCGCGATCATCATGGGGCGCAAGAGTTACGAAGATCACAACTGTGAGTTACCGGGTCGCTTGAATATTGTGATCACGCGGCAGGGCGACTATCCCCTGGCTTCCGGCGTATTGCGGGCGGATTCGCTGGCGCAGGCGCGAACCCTGGCGAACGAGCACCGTGTGCGTCCATTTGTGATTGGCGGAGTGGGTTTGTTTCGAGAGGCATTGCCAATCGCCGATACCGTCTTCGAAACAATCGTCGATGCACATGTCGACGGCGACACCTTCGTGGACGCCTTTGACTTTTCTCGGTGGGACACGGACGAGCTGCTACACCATCCTGCAGACGAAGAACACGCTTTCTCTTTCACTGCCTACAGTCGAACAAGGCCTACATAG
- a CDS encoding glutathione S-transferase family protein produces MSIKVWHCHNARSLRAIWALEEMGFDYEVQVMPFPPRFTEPEFLEVNELGTIPYMIDGDVHMTESSGIPLYLVERYGKHEFGLRPDHPEYGEYINWLFHSDATLTFPQTVYIRYTLQEPPERGLADAATDYMKWYHARLRRLNRFLEDGREYLVDNRFTIADIDITYALHLGEVLKIDERYKPQVRDYLNRMRERPAFQKVVVLGEEGSIFK; encoded by the coding sequence ATGAGCATCAAAGTATGGCACTGTCACAACGCGCGCTCGCTGCGCGCGATCTGGGCTCTGGAGGAAATGGGTTTTGACTACGAGGTTCAGGTCATGCCCTTTCCGCCACGTTTTACCGAGCCAGAATTTCTCGAAGTCAATGAGCTGGGCACCATTCCCTATATGATTGACGGCGATGTCCATATGACAGAGTCATCAGGCATCCCTCTCTACCTGGTGGAGCGCTACGGCAAACACGAGTTCGGCCTCAGACCGGATCATCCGGAGTACGGGGAGTACATAAACTGGCTGTTTCACAGTGATGCCACGCTCACATTCCCCCAGACGGTGTACATTCGCTACACCTTGCAGGAGCCGCCCGAGCGCGGCCTTGCGGATGCGGCAACAGACTATATGAAGTGGTACCACGCCCGCCTGCGCAGGCTGAACCGTTTCCTCGAAGACGGCCGCGAATACCTCGTGGACAACCGGTTCACCATTGCCGACATTGATATCACCTATGCCCTGCACCTGGGCGAGGTACTGAAAATTGACGAACGCTACAAGCCCCAGGTACGTGACTACCTTAACCGCATGCGCGAACGCCCTGCCTTCCAGAAAGTGGTCGTGCTCGGCGAAGAAGGCAGCATTTTCAAATAA
- a CDS encoding VOC family protein — MLGYLTLGTNDLDKAVAYYDELLAEIGAKRYMNEETFVAWTTGADSTPISITKPFNGEPATVGNGVMAAIQVDTKEEVDRVYAKALALGSADEGAAGPRGEGFYAGYFRDLDGNKLNVFCFG, encoded by the coding sequence ATGCTTGGATACCTCACGCTCGGCACCAACGATCTCGACAAAGCAGTCGCTTATTACGATGAATTGCTCGCGGAAATCGGTGCCAAGCGCTACATGAATGAAGAAACATTTGTGGCCTGGACGACGGGTGCAGACAGCACTCCTATCTCCATCACCAAACCCTTTAACGGCGAACCGGCCACAGTAGGCAATGGCGTAATGGCTGCCATACAGGTTGACACGAAAGAAGAAGTTGACCGCGTATACGCCAAAGCCCTGGCACTCGGTAGTGCTGACGAAGGCGCCGCAGGGCCTCGAGGGGAGGGTTTTTACGCGGGCTACTTCCGTGATCTGGATGGCAACAAGCTAAACGTATTCTGCTTCGGCTGA
- a CDS encoding DUF1993 domain-containing protein — translation MALSLYDITVPNYLQILGAVKNVLAKGAEHATANGGNPDDLLNLRMTDDMHPMTFQIISVWHHSLGAIRGIEAGVFTPPPKVDVEGWKGYAGLVDEAIEALEALTPEAVNAMSGNPMKFKMGDFEIPFTTESFVQTFSQPNFYFHATAIYALLRADGVNLGKMDYLGAVRTHQE, via the coding sequence ATGGCTTTATCACTCTACGACATCACCGTGCCCAACTACCTGCAGATTCTAGGCGCAGTCAAAAACGTACTGGCCAAAGGTGCCGAACACGCCACGGCAAACGGTGGCAACCCGGATGACCTGCTCAATCTACGGATGACGGATGACATGCATCCGATGACGTTTCAGATTATTTCTGTGTGGCACCACTCGCTGGGCGCCATCCGTGGCATCGAAGCCGGCGTGTTTACGCCTCCTCCAAAAGTCGACGTTGAAGGCTGGAAAGGCTACGCAGGCCTCGTAGATGAAGCCATCGAAGCACTGGAAGCGCTGACGCCTGAAGCCGTGAACGCCATGAGTGGCAATCCCATGAAGTTTAAAATGGGCGACTTTGAAATCCCCTTCACCACTGAAAGTTTCGTCCAGACTTTCTCGCAACCGAATTTTTACTTCCATGCCACCGCCATCTACGCACTGCTTCGCGCCGATGGTGTAAATCTCGGCAAGATGGACTACCTCGGCGCAGTGCGCACTCACCAGGAGTAG
- a CDS encoding helix-turn-helix transcriptional regulator: MQELNPSWSVYSPFVSSIVQAGESLGVPIDTLLVKAGIDKHLLKDSEQRFPVAQALRLTELTTEYSDDGNLGLYTGRIGYVDGLHLQLYMSTVCTTFREYLNLMPSMLRTTGDLGEVAMQTERQYLKLQWLPLWQPSEQQRFLSDFVLVISAAIVDSLCVQPIPVLEAHFTYSRPRDVTLLHTLFGDKLYFDQPVSCLYFARDTLDYPLTRPYGDLSTTLAHLPVDQLFDEAEPRDQFLKELRETLLRLLPQGGGNIDGVAEALNLSRRTLQRRLSDRDTQFQQVLQQLRADLALRYLSDERLTVTEIAFLLGYSDQGSFSTAFKSWYGRSPLEHRLH, from the coding sequence ATGCAGGAGCTCAATCCGAGCTGGAGTGTCTACAGCCCCTTCGTAAGCTCCATCGTCCAGGCCGGAGAGTCACTGGGAGTGCCAATCGACACCCTGCTGGTCAAGGCGGGCATCGACAAGCATCTGCTGAAAGACTCTGAGCAGCGTTTTCCCGTGGCACAGGCACTCAGGTTGACGGAGCTGACGACTGAATACAGCGATGATGGCAACCTGGGGCTCTACACCGGGCGCATCGGCTACGTCGACGGGCTGCACCTGCAGCTCTATATGTCTACAGTGTGTACAACTTTTCGTGAATATCTCAACCTGATGCCCAGTATGTTGCGCACCACCGGGGATCTGGGCGAAGTCGCGATGCAGACTGAACGGCAATATCTCAAATTACAGTGGCTCCCTCTGTGGCAACCAAGCGAGCAACAGCGCTTTCTCAGCGACTTTGTTCTGGTCATATCGGCCGCCATTGTAGACTCCCTGTGTGTCCAGCCTATTCCGGTTCTGGAGGCCCATTTCACCTACAGCAGACCAAGGGATGTGACGCTATTGCACACATTGTTTGGGGACAAGCTGTACTTCGATCAACCGGTCAGCTGCCTGTATTTTGCTCGGGACACACTGGACTATCCCCTGACCCGCCCCTACGGCGACCTGAGCACGACGCTGGCCCACTTGCCGGTAGACCAACTATTCGATGAGGCCGAGCCCCGCGACCAGTTCCTCAAGGAACTGCGGGAGACTCTGCTGCGTCTCCTGCCCCAGGGCGGGGGCAATATAGACGGTGTTGCTGAAGCGCTGAACCTGTCACGCCGCACCCTGCAAAGGCGTCTTTCAGACCGCGACACCCAGTTCCAGCAAGTGCTGCAGCAGTTGCGGGCAGATCTGGCCCTGCGCTATCTCTCTGACGAACGCCTCACAGTGACCGAGATCGCCTTTCTGCTCGGCTACAGCGATCAGGGCTCCTTTTCTACCGCTTTCAAGTCCTGGTACGGCAGGTCCCCACTGGAGCACCGCCTCCACTAG
- a CDS encoding DJ-1/PfpI family protein: MSAGKLLVAGILYPGFELLDLFGPLEMYSMLGPEHVDIKLIAATVEPVGSAMGQAVGAGPRATPDYNFANAPQADIIVLPGGFGTLPELENNTILAFLQQQSADAQYTTSVCTGSLLLAKAGLLDGRRATTNKQFFALSAMVPSDTQWVEEARWVEDGKFFTSSGVSAGMDMSLALIAKLWGEDEAVAAADGAEYQWHRDAASDPFYDQLNNGARAFGLI; encoded by the coding sequence ATGAGTGCAGGCAAACTTCTCGTCGCAGGTATCCTCTACCCGGGTTTCGAATTGCTTGATCTGTTCGGACCGCTGGAAATGTATTCGATGCTGGGGCCAGAACATGTTGATATAAAACTGATCGCTGCCACCGTGGAGCCTGTTGGTTCCGCTATGGGTCAGGCCGTCGGCGCAGGCCCTCGGGCTACGCCAGACTACAATTTCGCCAATGCGCCGCAGGCAGACATTATCGTGTTGCCCGGAGGCTTCGGCACCCTGCCGGAACTCGAAAACAACACCATCCTCGCATTTTTGCAGCAACAATCTGCCGACGCACAATACACGACCTCGGTGTGTACCGGCTCACTTTTGCTGGCCAAAGCCGGCCTGCTGGATGGGCGCAGAGCAACGACCAACAAGCAGTTCTTTGCACTGAGCGCGATGGTGCCCAGTGACACCCAATGGGTAGAGGAAGCCCGCTGGGTGGAAGACGGCAAATTTTTTACATCTTCGGGCGTCTCTGCTGGCATGGATATGAGCCTGGCCTTGATAGCCAAGCTGTGGGGGGAAGACGAAGCCGTCGCAGCGGCGGACGGCGCCGAGTACCAGTGGCACCGGGACGCCGCGAGCGATCCCTTCTACGACCAGCTCAATAATGGCGCCAGGGCGTTTGGGCTGATCTAG